A section of the Mesorhizobium loti genome encodes:
- a CDS encoding M24 family metallopeptidase: MTGFVDRQRAAHLMESAGIGALVLSAPEAFHHATGAWIGPAGLFRRAGGGFVVIPARQDLPIGIVVADFNVAQLRLAAAEATVRSHPIWIETAPLETGAHGLLAERIEAGLASLGRAPDFSRPATFDLAGSVNQLRALLDDFGLARATLGVDLDFIPAADFTAIQALLPHCLFADGSPVLDRLRAIKTQREIDLLQQGIILSEAGLERLQVDAMAGMRQADLVALYRKGVAEAAAGLSHPVATAEYVTLGARAKGADARAVAGDPLKCDMVCTVGGYASDMSRNFIFGPPSADQAELHALAERAFEDGLAALVPGNSLAHVHRVTTESLARQGLRSYRRGHFGHSVGQSVFSEQWPFIAADSDVVIEAGMVLAFEIPLYIDGLASFNLEDQFLITADGPVAMNRLPRRLETIG; encoded by the coding sequence ATGACCGGCTTTGTCGACCGCCAGCGCGCCGCGCATTTGATGGAAAGCGCCGGCATCGGGGCGCTGGTGCTCTCGGCGCCCGAGGCCTTCCACCATGCGACCGGGGCGTGGATCGGCCCGGCGGGACTGTTCCGGCGCGCCGGCGGCGGCTTCGTCGTCATACCGGCCCGGCAGGATCTGCCGATCGGCATCGTCGTCGCGGACTTCAACGTCGCCCAGCTGCGGCTCGCCGCGGCTGAAGCGACTGTGCGTTCGCACCCGATCTGGATCGAAACCGCGCCACTGGAGACAGGCGCTCACGGTCTTCTGGCGGAGCGCATCGAGGCCGGTCTCGCCTCGCTTGGCCGCGCGCCGGATTTCTCGCGCCCCGCCACCTTCGATCTCGCCGGCTCGGTGAACCAGCTGCGGGCCCTGCTGGACGACTTCGGGCTGGCGCGCGCGACGCTCGGCGTCGACCTCGACTTTATTCCGGCCGCCGATTTCACGGCCATCCAGGCGCTGCTTCCGCACTGCCTGTTCGCCGACGGTTCACCGGTCCTGGACCGGCTCAGGGCCATCAAGACGCAGCGCGAGATCGATCTGCTGCAGCAAGGCATCATCCTGTCGGAAGCCGGGCTGGAGCGCCTGCAGGTGGACGCGATGGCCGGCATGCGCCAGGCCGATCTCGTCGCGCTCTACCGGAAAGGCGTCGCCGAGGCGGCGGCAGGGCTGTCGCATCCGGTCGCCACCGCCGAATATGTGACGTTGGGTGCCCGGGCCAAGGGCGCCGATGCCAGGGCCGTGGCGGGCGACCCGCTGAAATGCGACATGGTCTGCACGGTCGGCGGCTACGCCTCCGACATGTCGCGCAATTTCATCTTCGGGCCGCCTTCCGCCGACCAGGCCGAACTGCATGCGCTCGCCGAGCGGGCTTTCGAGGACGGACTGGCGGCGCTTGTGCCGGGCAACTCCCTCGCCCATGTCCACCGCGTCACCACCGAAAGCCTGGCGCGGCAAGGTCTGCGCTCCTACCGCCGCGGCCATTTCGGCCACAGCGTCGGCCAGTCGGTGTTTTCCGAGCAATGGCCGTTCATCGCGGCCGACAGCGATGTCGTGATCGAGGCCGGCATGGTGCTGGCCTTCGAGATCCCGCTCTACATAGACGGCCTCGCCAGCTTCAATCTCGAGGACCAGTTCCTGATCACGGCGGATGGGCCTGTTGCGATGAATCGGCTGCCGAGGCGGCTGGAGACGATTGGGTAA
- a CDS encoding Gfo/Idh/MocA family protein, whose product MADKVKVLVVGLGNMGASHASAYHRSEGFQIVGIMSRSIKSNTKIPAELAGYPLYEDFDLALKETKPDAVSINSWPNTHAEYALKAIAANCHVFMEKPLATNIEDAEKVVAAARAKNRKLVLGYILRVHPSWIKFIEVGKTLGKPLVMRLNLNQQSSGSAWHWHKNLIDSLIPIVDCGVHYVDVMCQLTGAKPVRVHGIGAKLWAEADKQNYGHLHVTFDDGSVGWYEAGWGPMMSETAYFVKDVVGPKGAVSIVAGQAAGTASDAEVSNSADIDRHTKTDALKIHYAAVDGDKNFKKPDEIVSMEDEPGHQELCDREQAFFLRAIREDLDLTEQMDAAVNSLRIVLAAEQSIELGRTVELA is encoded by the coding sequence GTGGCCGACAAGGTAAAAGTGCTGGTGGTGGGCCTGGGCAATATGGGTGCGTCGCATGCCAGCGCCTATCACCGCTCCGAGGGTTTTCAGATCGTCGGCATCATGAGCCGCTCGATCAAGAGCAACACGAAGATCCCGGCGGAATTAGCCGGCTATCCGCTCTACGAGGATTTCGACCTGGCGCTGAAGGAGACAAAGCCGGACGCCGTCTCGATCAACAGCTGGCCGAACACCCATGCCGAATATGCGCTGAAGGCGATCGCGGCCAATTGCCATGTGTTCATGGAAAAGCCGCTCGCCACCAATATCGAGGATGCCGAAAAGGTCGTGGCGGCGGCACGGGCCAAGAACCGCAAGCTGGTGCTCGGCTACATCCTGCGCGTCCACCCCTCTTGGATCAAGTTCATCGAGGTCGGCAAGACGCTCGGCAAGCCGCTGGTGATGCGTCTCAACCTCAACCAGCAGAGCAGCGGCAGTGCCTGGCACTGGCACAAGAACCTGATCGATTCGCTGATCCCGATCGTCGATTGCGGCGTGCACTATGTCGACGTCATGTGCCAGCTGACCGGCGCCAAGCCCGTACGTGTGCACGGCATCGGCGCCAAGCTCTGGGCGGAGGCCGACAAGCAGAATTACGGCCATCTGCACGTCACCTTCGATGACGGCTCGGTCGGCTGGTACGAGGCCGGCTGGGGCCCGATGATGAGCGAGACGGCCTATTTCGTGAAGGATGTTGTCGGCCCCAAGGGCGCGGTGTCGATCGTCGCCGGCCAGGCGGCGGGCACGGCCTCGGACGCCGAGGTTTCCAATTCGGCCGACATCGACCGGCACACCAAGACCGATGCGCTGAAGATCCATTATGCCGCCGTCGACGGCGACAAGAACTTCAAGAAACCCGACGAGATCGTCAGCATGGAGGACGAGCCCGGCCACCAGGAGCTGTGCGACCGCGAGCAGGCCTTCTTCCTGCGCGCCATTCGCGAGGATCTCGATCTGACCGAGCAGATGGACGCGGCGGTCAACAGCCTGCGCATCGTGCTCGCCGCCGAACAGAGCATCGAACTCGGCCGGACCGTCGAGCTGGCCTGA
- a CDS encoding SapC family protein codes for MADKAAKTEAVPESGAMPLFYSRPEALNPARHGSLGLTTRGDLSFARAVHAIPVVASEMPAAMRSYPIVFIGPAKAPVIITGVRQGENLFVDKDGRWAAPHYVPAYVRRYPFILAEDPTTAGRLTLCVDRASERVVDKVLSSLGDDKIAPFFNGAEPTEATRQALAFCNQFQIDFRATREMVERIDAHRLFAPRQSTVTLEGGETLNLTDFQVIDEDAFNKLSDEAFLDLRKSGALTLLYCHLASTNSWTSLVHQASLRKAGQGRSPS; via the coding sequence ATGGCGGACAAGGCGGCGAAGACGGAAGCGGTGCCGGAAAGCGGTGCCATGCCGCTGTTCTATTCCAGGCCCGAGGCGCTCAACCCGGCGCGGCACGGCTCGCTGGGCCTGACCACGCGCGGCGACCTTTCCTTCGCGCGTGCAGTGCATGCCATTCCGGTGGTGGCGTCGGAGATGCCGGCGGCGATGCGCTCCTATCCGATCGTCTTCATCGGTCCGGCCAAGGCGCCGGTGATCATCACCGGCGTGCGCCAGGGCGAGAACCTGTTCGTCGACAAAGACGGCCGGTGGGCCGCGCCGCATTACGTCCCCGCCTATGTCCGCCGCTACCCCTTCATCCTGGCCGAGGACCCGACCACGGCGGGCCGGCTGACGCTGTGCGTGGACAGGGCAAGCGAGCGGGTCGTCGACAAGGTGCTCTCGTCCCTCGGTGACGACAAGATAGCCCCCTTCTTCAACGGCGCCGAGCCCACGGAAGCGACGAGGCAGGCGCTGGCCTTCTGCAATCAGTTCCAGATCGACTTCAGGGCCACCCGCGAGATGGTCGAGAGGATCGACGCGCATCGCCTGTTCGCGCCGCGCCAGAGCACGGTGACGCTGGAAGGCGGCGAAACCCTCAACCTCACCGATTTCCAGGTGATCGACGAGGACGCCTTCAACAAATTGAGCGACGAGGCCTTCCTCGACCTGAGGAAATCCGGCGCGCTCACCCTGCTCTATTGTCACCTCGCCTCGACCAACAGCTGGACCTCCCTGGTGCACCAGGCGTCGCTGCGCAAGGCGGGACAAGGACGGTCGCCCTCCTGA
- a CDS encoding amidase, whose translation MVTDSLLKTYAESDALDLARLVRGGEVSPAELVEAAITLVERLNPALNAVIHRLYDMARAQAQTVDKSAPFAGVPFLLKELASSWTGAPNTNSSFYLKDVVADFDTEVVRRMKAAGLVLVGKSNAPENGWSITTEPKLYGVTKNPWKEGITPGGSSGGAAAAIASRMVPIAEASDGAGSIRIPASCCGIVGLKPSRGRVSLAPFGDYWYGGAYFLCCSRSVRDTAAYLDAVAGALPGDPYTPPVPDGSWLSLSARAPKRLRIGFSVTPPNGTAIDPEVKAAVLATVATLERLGHDVEAHDMPLDANAVWATYTNMTCVQTAATFDYLETVIGRPVTPGDVEAVTWAIIERGRATSGVRHISDVEQLRQVGRDIVGDLNAYDLFITPTLTQLPRPLGYYDMSETDIDRYNAKWADSVFAFPFNISGQPAISLPLGWSKGGVPIGVQLVGRYGDEATVLAASAQLEQEMPWMDRRPAVSG comes from the coding sequence ATGGTCACCGACAGTCTGTTGAAAACCTACGCCGAGTCCGACGCGCTCGACCTGGCCAGGTTGGTGCGCGGCGGCGAGGTTTCGCCGGCCGAACTGGTCGAGGCGGCGATCACACTGGTCGAGCGGCTCAACCCGGCGCTGAACGCGGTCATCCACCGCTTGTACGACATGGCGCGCGCGCAGGCGCAGACGGTCGACAAATCGGCTCCGTTCGCCGGCGTACCATTCCTGCTCAAGGAGCTGGCCTCGTCCTGGACAGGTGCGCCCAACACCAATTCTTCCTTCTATTTGAAAGATGTCGTCGCCGATTTCGACACCGAAGTGGTCCGCCGCATGAAGGCGGCTGGGCTGGTGCTGGTCGGCAAGTCGAACGCACCTGAAAACGGCTGGTCGATCACGACGGAACCGAAACTCTACGGGGTGACGAAGAACCCGTGGAAGGAAGGCATCACGCCCGGCGGCTCGAGCGGCGGCGCGGCGGCGGCGATTGCGTCGCGCATGGTGCCGATCGCCGAAGCCAGTGACGGCGCCGGCTCGATCCGCATTCCGGCCTCCTGCTGCGGCATTGTCGGCCTGAAACCGTCGCGCGGCCGCGTCAGTCTCGCGCCGTTCGGCGACTATTGGTATGGCGGCGCCTATTTTCTCTGCTGCTCGCGCAGTGTGCGCGACACGGCGGCCTATCTCGACGCGGTGGCCGGCGCGCTGCCGGGCGATCCCTATACGCCACCGGTGCCGGATGGCTCCTGGCTCAGCCTGTCGGCGCGGGCGCCGAAGAGATTGCGCATCGGCTTCTCCGTCACGCCGCCCAACGGCACCGCCATCGATCCGGAGGTGAAGGCGGCGGTGCTGGCAACCGTGGCGACGCTCGAGCGGCTGGGACACGATGTCGAGGCGCATGACATGCCGCTCGACGCCAATGCCGTCTGGGCGACCTACACCAACATGACCTGCGTGCAGACGGCGGCGACCTTCGACTATCTCGAAACGGTGATCGGCAGGCCGGTCACCCCAGGCGACGTCGAAGCGGTGACCTGGGCGATCATCGAGCGCGGCCGCGCGACGAGTGGTGTCAGGCACATTTCCGATGTCGAGCAGCTCAGGCAGGTCGGCCGCGACATTGTCGGCGATCTCAACGCCTACGACCTTTTCATCACGCCGACACTGACCCAGTTGCCGCGTCCGCTCGGCTATTACGACATGTCGGAAACCGACATCGACCGCTACAATGCCAAATGGGCGGACTCCGTGTTTGCCTTCCCCTTCAACATTTCCGGCCAACCGGCGATCTCGCTGCCGCTCGGATGGTCGAAAGGCGGGGTGCCGATCGGCGTGCAGCTGGTCGGCCGCTATGGCGACGAGGCGACGGTGCTGGCGGCGTCGGCACAGCTGGAGCAGGAGATGCCGTGGATGGATCGGCGGCCGGCGGTGAGTGGTTAG